The following are from one region of the Stanieria cyanosphaera PCC 7437 genome:
- the proA gene encoding glutamate-5-semialdehyde dehydrogenase, whose product MVASEIGFSLVELAKQTRQASRQLAVLSNHDRNFALEAIADALTSATPEILAANETDCQFAKEEGISQALYARLHLGETKLQAAIAGVRDVAKLPDPIGVKQIHRELDQGLILQRVTCPLGVLGIIFEARPEALIQITSLAIKSGNGVILKGGKEALRSCQALVKVIHQALASTKVDPATVQLLTTREEINQLLALDEYVDLIIPRGSNSFVRYVQENTRIPVLGHADGICHLYIDGDADLEKAINITVDAKTQYPAACNAIETLLIHQAIASEFLPQIALALTAQGVELRGDEQTCQIIPATPATETDWSTEYSDLILSIKIVDSLATAIAHINTYGSKHTDAIVTENSQTAETFQNQVDAAGVYHNCSTRFADGFRYGFGAEVGISTQQMPPRGPVGLEGLVTYKYKVTGNGHIAATYSGNNAKPFTHKDL is encoded by the coding sequence ATGGTTGCTTCTGAGATCGGCTTTTCTCTAGTTGAGTTGGCGAAACAAACTCGTCAAGCCTCACGTCAATTAGCAGTACTATCAAATCACGACCGCAATTTTGCTTTAGAAGCGATCGCGGATGCTCTTACTTCAGCAACTCCAGAAATTCTTGCTGCTAACGAAACAGATTGTCAATTTGCTAAAGAAGAAGGAATTTCTCAAGCTTTATACGCAAGATTGCATCTAGGTGAAACAAAACTACAAGCTGCGATCGCAGGTGTGAGAGATGTAGCCAAATTACCCGATCCGATTGGAGTTAAGCAAATTCATCGTGAGTTGGATCAAGGTTTAATTCTTCAACGAGTTACCTGCCCTTTAGGTGTGTTGGGTATTATTTTTGAAGCTCGTCCAGAAGCTTTAATTCAAATTACTAGTCTGGCGATTAAATCGGGTAACGGTGTCATCCTCAAAGGAGGCAAAGAAGCACTCCGCTCTTGTCAAGCTTTAGTTAAAGTAATTCATCAAGCTCTTGCTTCAACGAAAGTCGATCCTGCTACTGTACAACTTTTAACTACAAGAGAAGAAATTAACCAGTTATTAGCTCTAGATGAATATGTAGATTTAATTATTCCTAGAGGTTCTAATTCTTTTGTCCGTTACGTACAAGAAAATACTCGCATTCCTGTTTTAGGACACGCTGATGGCATTTGTCATCTCTATATCGATGGGGATGCTGATCTAGAAAAAGCCATTAACATTACGGTTGATGCCAAAACTCAGTATCCCGCAGCTTGTAATGCCATTGAAACTTTATTAATTCATCAGGCGATCGCTTCAGAATTTTTACCTCAAATTGCTTTAGCGTTGACGGCTCAAGGTGTAGAATTGCGAGGAGACGAACAAACCTGTCAGATTATCCCCGCTACTCCTGCCACAGAAACCGATTGGAGTACAGAATATAGCGATTTAATTCTCTCTATAAAAATAGTAGATTCTTTAGCAACTGCGATCGCGCATATTAATACCTACGGTTCTAAACATACTGATGCGATCGTAACAGAAAACTCTCAAACTGCGGAAACATTTCAGAATCAAGTAGATGCTGCTGGGGTTTATCATAACTGTTCTACTCGTTTTGCTGATGGTTTTCGCTATGGCTTTGGAGCAGAAGTAGGTATTAGTACTCAACAAATGCCCCCCAGAGGGCCAGTCGGTTTAGAAGGTTTAGTAACTTATAAGTATAAAGTTACTGGTAATGGTCATATTGCTGCTACCTATAGTGGTAATAATGCTAAACCTTTTACTCATAAAGATTTATAA
- the folB gene encoding dihydroneopterin aldolase, which yields MDSIQVTGIRCYGYTGYLPEEQILGQWFEVDLTLWVDLKPAAQSDRIEDTLDYRQAIAIVKEKIKTAKFALIEKLVDAIAEELLCLEKVHQVRVKLSKLAAPIPDFGGKITLDITRAKMAAIDNS from the coding sequence ATGGATTCAATTCAAGTTACTGGCATTCGCTGTTACGGATACACTGGTTATTTACCAGAAGAACAAATTTTAGGACAATGGTTTGAAGTAGATCTAACTTTATGGGTAGATTTAAAACCTGCTGCGCAAAGCGATCGCATTGAAGATACTTTAGATTACCGACAAGCGATCGCAATTGTCAAAGAAAAAATTAAAACGGCTAAATTCGCTTTAATTGAAAAATTAGTTGATGCGATCGCAGAAGAATTATTATGCCTCGAAAAAGTTCACCAAGTAAGAGTCAAGTTATCTAAACTCGCTGCACCTATTCCTGATTTTGGCGGAAAAATTACTCTAGATATTACCAGAGCTAAAATGGCTGCAATTGACAATTCGTAA
- a CDS encoding PH domain-containing protein produces MFKKLAAETLGLSDIGKIISPTDYDKVDADDYLFHEDGEKIFFLIKSKKDEYCFTNLALIHVDGDSAVSSKRIVKRYEYVSYKISQVFIETAGNLDLDIELKFTLDDRLVFSIDVSKNCLESLKDIYKVLITIGKIQNNEEIARNNATLCLQALASMYKLGTIENEETIVKHYNSLLVNFNAKILENYRKRDFSKIFEKYIRL; encoded by the coding sequence ATGTTTAAAAAATTAGCAGCTGAAACACTTGGTCTTAGCGATATTGGCAAAATTATTTCGCCAACTGATTACGATAAAGTAGATGCGGATGATTATTTGTTTCACGAGGATGGAGAGAAAATATTTTTCTTAATCAAATCAAAAAAAGATGAATATTGTTTTACTAACTTGGCTTTAATTCATGTTGATGGAGATTCGGCTGTTTCTAGTAAAAGAATTGTCAAGCGTTATGAATACGTCAGTTATAAAATTTCACAAGTATTCATTGAAACGGCAGGTAACCTAGACTTAGATATTGAATTGAAATTTACTTTAGATGATCGCCTAGTTTTTAGTATTGACGTAAGTAAAAATTGCCTCGAATCTTTGAAGGATATTTACAAAGTTCTAATCACGATTGGCAAAATTCAGAATAATGAAGAAATTGCCCGCAACAACGCTACTTTGTGTCTTCAAGCTTTAGCATCCATGTACAAACTTGGCACTATTGAAAACGAAGAAACAATTGTGAAGCATTACAATTCGCTTCTGGTAAACTTTAATGCCAAAATTTTGGAAAACTATAGAAAACGGGACTTTAGCAAGATTTTTGAAAAATATATTCGTCTTTAA
- the ruvB gene encoding Holliday junction branch migration DNA helicase RuvB translates to MALKRNSDQSSSSKKPSQSKINTEERSLLTATTINEENEQNEESIRPHTLADYIGQKDLKGVLQIAIAAAKSRQEPLDHLLLYGPPGLGKTTMSLILATEMGVNCKITAAPALERPRDITGLLVNLQPGDILFIDEIHRLNRMSEELLYPAMEDYRLDITIGKGQTTKIRSIPLPRFTLVGATTKIGSLTSPLRDRFGLIQRLRFYEPDELTLIIQRTAEILNCSITEPGATEIARRSRGTPRIANRLLKRVRDYAQVHQQEIITPELAATALNLFNVDASGLDWTDRLVLGTIIEQFKGGPVGLEAVAAATGEDARTIEEVYEPYLLQIGYLSRTHRGRIATEEAYRHLGYVI, encoded by the coding sequence ATGGCACTTAAACGAAATTCCGATCAATCTTCCTCTTCTAAAAAACCATCTCAATCAAAAATTAATACTGAAGAGCGATCGCTGTTAACCGCTACTACAATTAACGAAGAAAACGAACAGAATGAAGAGAGCATTCGTCCCCATACTTTAGCTGATTATATCGGACAAAAAGATTTAAAAGGGGTGTTACAAATCGCGATCGCAGCAGCCAAAAGCAGACAAGAACCCCTCGATCATCTTTTGTTATATGGCCCTCCTGGTTTGGGCAAAACTACTATGTCGTTAATTTTGGCGACAGAAATGGGAGTCAACTGCAAAATTACTGCTGCACCTGCTTTGGAACGTCCGCGAGATATTACGGGATTATTGGTTAATCTGCAACCAGGAGATATTCTTTTCATTGATGAAATTCATCGTCTCAACCGCATGAGCGAAGAATTACTTTATCCTGCGATGGAAGATTACCGCTTGGATATTACTATTGGCAAAGGACAAACTACAAAAATTAGAAGTATTCCCTTACCACGTTTTACTTTAGTCGGTGCAACAACCAAAATTGGTTCTCTTACTTCACCCTTACGCGATCGCTTTGGTTTAATTCAAAGATTACGTTTTTATGAACCTGATGAACTAACTCTGATTATCCAACGTACAGCAGAAATTTTAAACTGTTCAATTACTGAACCAGGTGCAACGGAAATTGCCCGTCGTTCTCGTGGCACACCTCGAATTGCCAATCGTCTCCTCAAAAGAGTCAGGGATTATGCCCAAGTTCACCAACAAGAAATTATTACCCCAGAATTAGCAGCAACAGCACTAAATCTGTTTAATGTGGATGCTTCTGGTTTAGATTGGACAGATCGTTTAGTACTCGGTACGATTATTGAACAATTTAAAGGGGGGCCAGTAGGATTAGAAGCTGTAGCAGCAGCAACAGGAGAAGATGCCAGAACAATTGAAGAAGTTTATGAACCCTATTTGTTACAAATTGGTTATCTCAGTCGTACCCATCGCGGTAGAATTGCCACAGAAGAAGCTTATCGGCATTTAGGTTATGTTATATAA
- a CDS encoding nucleotidyltransferase family protein, translating to MGIEELLLPFRAEILKIAAKYGVYKVLVFGSVARGEARPDSDVDLLIEFEPQRTLLDQIALMQSLEELLGRKVDLTEPKTLHECIREKVLQEAIVL from the coding sequence ATGGGAATCGAAGAATTATTATTACCTTTTAGAGCAGAAATATTAAAAATAGCTGCAAAATATGGTGTGTATAAAGTGCTAGTGTTTGGTTCTGTAGCTAGAGGTGAAGCAAGACCAGATAGTGATGTAGATTTGCTGATAGAATTTGAACCACAACGAACCTTATTAGACCAAATTGCTTTAATGCAATCATTGGAAGAATTGCTAGGACGAAAGGTAGATTTAACTGAACCAAAAACTTTACACGAGTGTATTAGAGAAAAAGTATTGCAAGAAGCTATAGTTTTATGA
- a CDS encoding sensor histidine kinase, whose product MFQSTRRRLALWYTIVTAVLLFLFATGVYLYVRSTLIERIDDTLKHVIEVVNRSIVIQPTANSNVNYRINLEASFRHNPDAVEDDRIDLEWFNPDQQLLWWTFSEPLTVPLHPNRISETVYLSDNRILRQLTKKIEVNHQILGYLRVSHPWFEVTKPIHQLTRDLAIGISLMVLSVAGIGWWLSGIAIEPVRNSYSSLKQFTADASHELRNPIATIQTNVQMALAYPEAEPQLQQRQLKVIERLTQRLGRLVNDLLFLARSDSGIVQTNFEPVPLDALLIEVIEEQKTLAEQKNIFLSVHLIEPNLKSDLSCEEVFTVPGDWNQLARLFTNLIANAIEHTKTETNSEDYRPAIEVELQQIKRPAKLKVRRNYSDSPRSFALQIKVKDNGNGIPESALPHIFDRFYRADPSHSHNRDLENATGAGLGLAIAKAIVENHQGQITVESVVNQGTTFTVILPQD is encoded by the coding sequence CTGTTTCAATCTACTCGTCGTCGTTTAGCTCTTTGGTACACTATTGTTACTGCGGTATTGCTATTTTTATTTGCTACGGGAGTTTATCTTTACGTTCGTAGTACTTTAATTGAGCGGATTGATGATACTCTCAAACACGTGATTGAAGTAGTTAATCGTTCAATTGTAATTCAACCGACTGCTAATAGTAATGTTAATTATCGAATTAATTTAGAAGCGAGTTTTCGTCATAATCCTGATGCTGTAGAAGATGATCGCATCGATCTTGAATGGTTTAATCCCGATCAACAATTACTGTGGTGGACATTTTCTGAACCTTTAACCGTACCTTTGCATCCTAATCGTATTAGTGAAACGGTGTATTTATCAGATAATCGGATTTTACGGCAACTAACCAAAAAAATAGAAGTTAATCATCAGATTTTAGGTTATTTAAGAGTTAGTCATCCTTGGTTTGAAGTTACTAAACCGATTCATCAGTTAACTAGAGATTTGGCAATTGGCATTAGTTTGATGGTTCTTTCGGTAGCAGGAATTGGTTGGTGGTTATCAGGAATCGCGATCGAACCTGTGCGAAATTCGTACTCTAGTTTAAAACAATTTACTGCTGATGCTTCCCATGAGTTACGCAATCCGATTGCGACAATTCAAACTAATGTACAAATGGCATTAGCTTATCCTGAAGCAGAACCTCAACTGCAACAAAGACAATTAAAAGTGATCGAAAGATTAACTCAAAGGTTGGGTAGATTAGTTAATGATTTATTATTTTTGGCGCGTTCTGATAGTGGCATTGTCCAAACTAATTTTGAACCAGTACCATTAGATGCATTATTAATTGAAGTAATTGAAGAACAAAAAACCCTTGCCGAACAAAAAAATATTTTCTTATCAGTACATTTAATTGAACCCAATCTAAAATCTGATCTCAGTTGCGAAGAAGTTTTTACTGTACCAGGAGATTGGAATCAGTTAGCGCGTCTGTTTACTAATTTAATTGCTAACGCGATTGAACATACTAAAACAGAAACCAACTCTGAAGATTATCGACCTGCGATAGAAGTAGAATTACAACAAATTAAACGCCCTGCCAAACTTAAAGTTAGAAGAAATTATTCTGATTCACCTCGTTCTTTTGCTTTACAAATCAAAGTCAAAGATAATGGCAATGGTATTCCTGAATCAGCTTTACCTCACATCTTTGATCGCTTTTATCGGGCAGATCCTTCTCACAGTCATAACCGCGATTTAGAAAATGCCACAGGGGCAGGTTTAGGACTTGCGATCGCTAAAGCTATTGTTGAAAATCATCAAGGACAAATTACTGTAGAAAGTGTAGTTAATCAAGGAACTACATTTACGGTGATTTTGCCACAAGATTGA
- a CDS encoding SDR family oxidoreductase, producing the protein MEKIMIITGSSRGIGAATACIAAERGYAICVNYLHQQKAANNIVDSITQNGGKAIAVAADIASETEVIHLFKTVDRQLGRVSALVNNTGILAQQMRVENMNAARLNRVFATNITGSFLCAKEAIKRMSTKYGGTGGAIVNVSSAASRLGSPNEYVDYAASKGAIDTMTIGLAKEVAEEGIRVNAVRPAFIDTDIHASGGEPNRIERVKEFIPMKRGGQPIEVAKAILWLLSDEASYTTGSFIDVAGGK; encoded by the coding sequence ATGGAAAAAATTATGATTATTACGGGTAGTAGTCGTGGTATCGGTGCTGCTACTGCCTGTATTGCTGCCGAGCGTGGTTATGCTATTTGTGTTAACTATCTTCATCAACAAAAAGCTGCCAATAACATTGTTGATTCTATTACACAGAATGGAGGTAAAGCGATCGCAGTCGCTGCTGACATTGCTTCTGAGACTGAGGTAATTCATTTGTTTAAAACAGTGGATCGACAATTAGGAAGGGTAAGTGCGCTGGTTAACAATACTGGAATTCTAGCGCAGCAAATGCGAGTAGAAAATATGAATGCTGCTCGTCTCAATCGAGTTTTTGCGACAAACATCACTGGTAGTTTCCTTTGTGCAAAAGAAGCTATTAAACGAATGTCTACTAAATATGGTGGTACAGGAGGAGCTATTGTGAATGTTTCCTCAGCAGCTTCTCGTCTAGGTTCTCCTAATGAGTATGTCGACTATGCTGCTTCCAAAGGCGCGATCGATACGATGACAATTGGATTAGCGAAGGAAGTCGCCGAAGAGGGCATTCGCGTAAACGCTGTACGTCCAGCTTTTATCGACACTGATATTCATGCAAGCGGTGGAGAACCAAATCGGATCGAACGAGTCAAAGAGTTTATTCCTATGAAACGAGGAGGTCAACCAATTGAGGTAGCTAAGGCAATTTTATGGTTATTATCAGATGAGGCGTCCTATACAACAGGTTCATTTATAGATGTTGCAGGAGGCAAATAA
- a CDS encoding GNAT family N-acetyltransferase, with protein sequence MTPKLTIRPMTSSEVQLALDWAAQEGWNPGLHDATSFYATDPAGFLIAELEGEQIGCISVVRYNSKFGFIGLYIVKPQWRGLGYGLQLWQTAWQQLISRLDSENFSIGLDGVLEKESTYHQAGFTAAYRHVRYVYEPISSNSVPSDVISLTDVPLKQIILYDTKFFPASRPQFLSPWIHFAEAAYGIVSGDRLCGYGVLRSCRQGFKIGPLFADTFEIADSLFRALTYHAEGQPVFIDIPDVQPALPVLIQRYCLESVFTCVRMYRGNVPNLDVERIFGVTTLELG encoded by the coding sequence ATGACTCCAAAGTTGACGATTCGACCCATGACCTCTTCAGAGGTTCAGCTTGCTCTCGATTGGGCAGCCCAAGAAGGCTGGAATCCTGGTTTACACGATGCCACCTCTTTCTACGCCACCGATCCAGCAGGATTTCTGATTGCAGAACTTGAGGGGGAACAGATCGGTTGTATCTCCGTAGTTCGCTACAATAGCAAATTTGGATTTATCGGGCTTTACATCGTTAAACCTCAATGGCGAGGACTTGGGTACGGACTTCAATTGTGGCAAACTGCATGGCAGCAGTTGATTAGTCGACTTGATTCGGAAAACTTTAGCATTGGTTTAGATGGAGTGCTGGAGAAGGAATCAACCTATCATCAGGCTGGATTTACAGCAGCATATCGTCATGTTCGTTACGTTTATGAACCTATTTCATCCAATTCAGTTCCGAGTGATGTAATTTCACTAACGGATGTGCCATTAAAACAAATCATTCTTTATGACACAAAATTTTTTCCAGCGTCACGTCCTCAGTTTTTGTCGCCTTGGATTCACTTTGCAGAAGCTGCCTATGGAATTGTATCGGGCGATCGCCTTTGTGGTTACGGAGTGTTGCGTTCCTGCCGTCAAGGTTTTAAAATTGGACCTTTGTTTGCAGATACGTTCGAGATTGCAGATTCTCTATTTCGTGCCTTGACGTATCATGCTGAAGGGCAGCCTGTATTTATCGACATTCCCGATGTTCAACCAGCATTACCAGTTTTAATTCAACGCTATTGTTTAGAGTCTGTGTTTACTTGTGTGCGAATGTATCGAGGCAATGTGCCAAATCTTGATGTAGAGCGCATTTTTGGAGTGACAACTTTGGAACTTGGATAG
- a CDS encoding RNA recognition motif domain-containing protein, producing MSIYVGNLDYEIGPEDLTEVFAEYGSVKRVHFPTDRETGRKRGFAFVEMETEAEEDAAIAKLDGAEWMDRELKVNKARPRENKNSFGGGGRRNNRF from the coding sequence ATGTCAATTTACGTAGGCAATCTGGATTATGAGATTGGTCCAGAAGATCTAACAGAAGTTTTTGCTGAGTATGGCAGTGTTAAACGAGTTCATTTTCCTACTGACCGTGAAACAGGACGCAAGCGTGGTTTTGCTTTTGTAGAAATGGAAACAGAAGCAGAAGAAGATGCAGCGATCGCTAAATTAGACGGCGCAGAGTGGATGGATCGCGAGTTAAAAGTTAATAAAGCTAGACCTCGTGAAAACAAAAACTCTTTTGGTGGCGGCGGACGTAGAAACAATCGTTTCTAA
- the xth gene encoding exodeoxyribonuclease III gives MKIATWNVNSIRTRQQIVVDWLSQNSVDVLCLQETKVIDQDFPRLAFEQLGYHLYISGQKAYNGVAIFSRTPLTEVSSGFSPILGDIVAEFDLQKRVITGVIADIRVVNLYVPNGSAVGSEKYQYKLAWLKLLGEYLATLQDKETREICICGDFNIALEDRDIYNPKGKENHIMSSPTEREALREVLAIGFQDVFRKFNSETGHYSWWDYRAAGFVRNRGWRIDHHYLTQKLYKQAINCKIDLEPRKLDKPSDHAPVILEF, from the coding sequence ATGAAAATCGCGACTTGGAATGTCAACTCAATTCGGACTCGTCAACAAATTGTAGTTGATTGGTTAAGCCAAAATTCTGTAGACGTTCTTTGTTTACAAGAAACCAAAGTGATCGATCAAGATTTTCCTCGACTTGCTTTTGAACAATTAGGTTATCATCTCTACATTTCAGGGCAAAAAGCTTATAACGGTGTCGCTATTTTTAGTAGAACTCCTTTAACCGAGGTGAGTAGCGGTTTTAGTCCTATTTTAGGTGATATAGTTGCAGAATTTGACTTACAAAAGCGAGTAATCACAGGAGTCATCGCAGATATTAGAGTGGTTAATCTTTATGTTCCTAATGGTTCAGCAGTGGGAAGTGAAAAATATCAATATAAGTTAGCTTGGTTAAAATTGTTGGGCGAATATTTAGCCACTTTACAAGATAAAGAAACTAGAGAAATTTGTATTTGTGGTGATTTTAATATTGCTTTAGAAGATCGAGATATTTATAATCCCAAAGGCAAAGAAAATCATATTATGTCTTCTCCTACAGAAAGAGAAGCTTTACGAGAAGTATTAGCGATTGGTTTTCAAGATGTTTTTCGTAAATTTAATTCAGAAACAGGACATTATAGTTGGTGGGATTATCGTGCTGCTGGTTTTGTTCGTAATCGTGGTTGGCGCATCGATCATCATTATTTGACACAAAAGTTATACAAACAAGCAATTAATTGTAAAATTGACCTTGAACCAAGAAAATTAGATAAACCAAGTGATCATGCTCCTGTAATTTTGGAATTTTGA
- the menH gene encoding 2-succinyl-6-hydroxy-2,4-cyclohexadiene-1-carboxylate synthase: MILENYQFNYSWQGNKNKPVILFLHGFMGDRFDFEQVISLLSSSFSFLTVDLPGHGKTKIFGSEEYYTMSKTAQALIELLQKNQIARCFLVGYSLGGRLALYLTIYFPNYFEKVVLESASPGLIAEKERHLRLKKDCQLAAKLETNDFEAFLNQWYSNSLFNSFKKHRDFNQAIQKRLKNNPQELAKSLRNLSTGLQPSLWQQLKFNKIPLLFVVGELDQKFVLINTQMSKLCPNSQLKIIKNSGHNIHFENPVEYSKVIKNFLFK, encoded by the coding sequence ATGATTTTAGAAAATTATCAATTTAATTATTCTTGGCAAGGCAATAAAAACAAACCTGTTATTTTATTTCTTCATGGATTTATGGGCGATCGCTTTGATTTTGAGCAAGTTATTTCTTTGCTTTCTTCTTCTTTTTCTTTTCTTACTGTGGATTTACCTGGTCACGGTAAAACTAAAATTTTTGGCTCAGAGGAATATTATACTATGTCAAAAACTGCTCAAGCTTTAATTGAATTATTACAAAAAAATCAAATTGCTAGATGTTTTTTAGTAGGCTATTCTTTAGGTGGTCGTTTGGCTTTATATTTAACTATTTATTTTCCTAACTATTTTGAGAAAGTTGTTTTAGAATCTGCTTCTCCTGGATTAATAGCAGAAAAAGAACGTCATCTACGTCTTAAAAAAGACTGTCAACTTGCAGCAAAATTAGAAACAAACGATTTTGAAGCTTTTCTAAATCAATGGTATAGTAATTCTTTATTTAATTCGTTTAAAAAACATCGCGATTTTAATCAAGCCATCCAAAAAAGATTAAAAAATAATCCCCAAGAGTTAGCAAAATCTTTAAGAAATCTCAGTACAGGACTTCAACCTTCTCTATGGCAGCAACTTAAATTCAACAAAATACCTCTACTGTTTGTGGTCGGAGAATTAGATCAAAAATTTGTTTTGATAAATACTCAAATGTCAAAACTATGTCCCAATTCTCAATTAAAAATAATTAAAAATAGTGGTCATAATATTCATTTTGAAAATCCTGTTGAGTATTCAAAAGTTATTAAAAATTTTTTATTTAAATAA
- the groL gene encoding chaperonin GroEL (60 kDa chaperone family; promotes refolding of misfolded polypeptides especially under stressful conditions; forms two stacked rings of heptamers to form a barrel-shaped 14mer; ends can be capped by GroES; misfolded proteins enter the barrel where they are refolded when GroES binds) produces MAKSIIYNDEARRALERGIDILAESVAVTLGPKGRNVVLEKKFGAPQIVNDGVTIAKEIELEDHIENTGVSLIRQAASKTNDVAGDGTTTATVLAHAIVKEGLRNVAAGANPIALKRGIDKATEYLVDKIAQHAKQIEDSKAIAQVGAISAGNDDEVGSMIAQAMDKVGKEGVISLEEGKSMTTELEITEGMRFDKGYTSPYFVTDTERMEAVLDDPFILITDKKITLVQDLVPVLEQVARQGKPLMIIAEDIEKEALATLVVNRLRGVLNVAAVKAPGFGDRRKQMLEDIAVLTGGQLISEDAGLKLENTKVDMLGKARRITITKDNTTIVAEGNEQAVKARCEQIRRQIDETESSYDKEKLQERLAKLAGGVAVVKVGAATETEMKDRKLRLEDAINATKAAVEEGIVPGGGTTLAHLAPELETWANSNLSNEALTGALIVARALTAPLKRIAENAGQNGAVIAERVKEKDFNVGFNAANNEFVDMFEAGIVDPAKVTRSALQNAASIAGMVLTTECIVVDKPEKEKAPAAPGGGDFDY; encoded by the coding sequence ATGGCTAAATCAATTATCTACAACGACGAAGCACGCCGTGCCTTAGAACGAGGAATTGATATTTTAGCAGAATCCGTTGCAGTTACTCTTGGCCCTAAAGGACGTAACGTAGTATTAGAAAAGAAATTTGGCGCACCCCAAATCGTTAATGATGGGGTAACAATCGCCAAAGAAATCGAATTAGAAGATCACATTGAAAATACTGGAGTATCTTTAATTCGTCAAGCTGCTTCCAAAACTAATGATGTGGCAGGTGACGGTACTACTACTGCTACAGTTCTCGCTCATGCGATTGTCAAAGAAGGCTTACGCAACGTTGCTGCCGGTGCTAATCCTATCGCTCTCAAACGCGGAATTGATAAAGCTACAGAATATTTAGTCGACAAAATTGCTCAACACGCCAAGCAAATTGAAGATTCCAAAGCGATCGCTCAAGTTGGTGCTATCTCTGCTGGTAACGACGACGAAGTAGGTAGCATGATCGCTCAAGCGATGGATAAAGTAGGTAAAGAAGGCGTGATTTCCCTTGAAGAAGGTAAGTCTATGACTACCGAATTAGAAATCACTGAAGGGATGCGCTTTGACAAAGGTTATACCTCTCCTTACTTTGTCACTGATACCGAACGCATGGAAGCGGTTCTCGATGATCCTTTTATCTTGATCACTGATAAAAAAATCACTTTAGTACAAGACTTAGTTCCAGTTTTAGAACAAGTAGCTCGTCAAGGCAAACCCTTGATGATTATTGCTGAAGACATCGAAAAAGAAGCTTTAGCTACTTTAGTTGTTAACCGTCTTCGTGGCGTACTCAACGTAGCAGCAGTAAAAGCTCCTGGTTTTGGCGATCGCCGTAAGCAAATGCTTGAAGATATCGCTGTTCTAACTGGTGGTCAATTAATCTCTGAAGATGCGGGCTTAAAATTAGAAAATACCAAAGTAGATATGCTTGGTAAAGCTCGTCGTATCACCATTACTAAAGACAACACCACCATTGTTGCTGAAGGTAACGAACAAGCTGTTAAAGCTCGTTGCGAACAAATTCGCCGTCAAATCGACGAAACCGAATCTTCCTACGACAAAGAAAAACTTCAAGAACGCCTAGCTAAATTAGCTGGTGGTGTAGCTGTCGTCAAAGTAGGTGCTGCTACTGAAACCGAAATGAAAGACCGCAAACTTCGTTTAGAAGACGCAATCAACGCAACTAAAGCAGCCGTAGAAGAAGGTATTGTTCCTGGTGGTGGTACTACTTTAGCTCACCTCGCTCCTGAACTCGAAACTTGGGCTAATAGCAACCTTTCTAACGAAGCTCTAACAGGTGCTTTAATCGTTGCTCGTGCTTTAACTGCACCTCTAAAAAGAATTGCTGAAAACGCTGGTCAAAACGGTGCGGTAATTGCTGAAAGAGTTAAAGAAAAAGACTTTAATGTTGGCTTCAATGCTGCTAACAACGAATTTGTTGATATGTTTGAAGCAGGTATTGTTGACCCAGCTAAAGTAACTCGTTCCGCTCTACAAAACGCAGCTTCTATTGCAGGTATGGTCTTAACTACTGAATGTATCGTAGTTGATAAACCTGAAAAAGAAAAAGCTCCTGCTGCACCAGGTGGCGGTGACTTCGACTACTAA